The following proteins come from a genomic window of Phoenix dactylifera cultivar Barhee BC4 unplaced genomic scaffold, palm_55x_up_171113_PBpolish2nd_filt_p 001978F, whole genome shotgun sequence:
- the LOC120109276 gene encoding uncharacterized protein LOC120109276, whose translation MFVERTLAPEQEALTWQRFRTAFYSKYFPSSRLRELEREFLNLNQGTMTVDEYYEAEFDRLSRAKNLEIVWKETYDAKDRKQKKRSRDYDARSGQNSSKTAKSHNQSWQSGKQGSYGKTIQQEKHKGDACGGMHKTEHCRRLSGACFRCGQQGHKSAQPSPKQQKGGRPHTQGRIYALTQQDAQASNTVVSGTLPVASIYAHTLFDSSATHFFVSSTFVQKHDLPYVQLEYDLHVSTLAGSGMIGNQVCKTCPIQIVGRDLPADLIVIDIHDFDIILGMDWLASQFATINCHEKWVNFQIPRDTEFSFVRSGAYTSPRVVSAMQIKRLLRKESMADIATVVDTRQSDQRLEDIRVVN comes from the exons atgtTTGTGGAGCGCACATTGGCACCCGAGCAGGAGGCACTTACTTGGCAAAGATTCCGCACcgcattctactccaagtattttccctccagtCGTCTGAGGGAGCTAGAGAGGGAATTTCTCAATCTGAATCAAGGAACTATGACTGTGGATGAGTATTATGAGGCAGAGTTTGACAGGCTATctcg GGCTAAGAATCTGGAAATTGTCTGGAAAGAAACATATGATGCCAAAGATaggaaacaaaagaagagaagcagaGATTATGATGCTCGCAGTGGACAGAATTCTAGCAAGACTGCAAAATCTCATAATCAATCTTGGCAATCAGGGAAGCAAGGATCTTATGGAAAAACTATTCAGCAAGAGAAGCATAAGGGTGATGCATGTGGTGGTATGCATAAGACTGAACACTGTAGACGATTATCCGGTGCTTGTTTCAGATGCGGCCAGCAGGGTCATAAG tcagctcagccttctCCTAAGCAGCAGAAAGGGGGGAGACCGCACACACAGGGTCGTATTTATgcactgactcagcaggatgctcaggcatccaacactGTGGTGTCAGGTACATTGCCAGTTGCTTCTATTTATGCTCATACATTATTTGATTCTAGTGCTACGCATTTTTTTGTGTCAtctacatttgtgcaaaaacatgaCCTGCCTTATGTGCAATTAGAGTATGATCTGCATGTTAGCACTCTTGCCGGGAGCGGAATGATTGGTAACcaggtctgcaagacttgtcCGATTCAGATTGTAGGTAGAGACTTGCCTGCTGATTTGATAGTTATAGATATCCATGACTTTGACATAATCCTCGGTATGGACTGGTTAGCATCACAATTTGCCACCATTAACTGCCATGAGAAATGGGTAAACTTTCAGATCCCCAGAGATACCGAATTCAGCTTCGTAAGGAGTGGTGCTTATACCTCCCCTCGAGTTGTCTCCGCTATGCAAATTAAGCGGCTGCTTAGAAAGGAGAGTATGGCGGATATTGCCACAGTGGTTGATACCAGACAATCAGATCAAAGATTGGAAGATATTCGAGTAGTGAATTAA